The following proteins come from a genomic window of Mammaliicoccus sp. Marseille-Q6498:
- a CDS encoding nucleobase:cation symporter-2 family protein produces MRNFILSVQHLLAMYAGAIMVPIIVGSALKFSPEEVAYLVSIDIFMCGVATFLQVYKGIGIGLPVVLGCTFTAVAPMILVGNTHGIGVLYGSIFLSGIIVVLISPFFSYLVKLFPPVVTGSVVTIIGITLMPVAMNYLAGGEGSKDYGDSKNIFLGVFTLIIILLIQRFSKGFIKSIAILLGLLIGTAVASFYGLVDTSDLHRSNWVELPRPFRFSGLEFEFGTTIIFVIIAIVSLIESTGVYHALSEITNKPLTRKDLAKGYRAEGIAIAIGAIFNAFPYTAYSQNVGLVSLSGAKKNQIMYMMVALLIICGSIPKLGALASMIPFPVLGGAMIAMFGMVMAYGVKMLGGIDFNKQNNLLVIAVSVGIGAGITAVPQALKTFGENYAWLTQNGIVLGTFSAIILNLCFNGLNRQENSENPELKN; encoded by the coding sequence GAAATTTTATATTAAGTGTTCAACATTTGTTAGCAATGTACGCTGGTGCGATTATGGTGCCAATCATTGTAGGTTCTGCCCTGAAATTTTCACCAGAAGAAGTAGCATATTTAGTTTCAATTGATATCTTTATGTGTGGTGTTGCAACATTTTTACAAGTATATAAAGGTATTGGAATTGGACTGCCGGTAGTCTTAGGTTGTACGTTTACCGCTGTTGCACCAATGATTCTTGTTGGCAATACGCATGGCATCGGTGTTTTATATGGTTCGATATTTTTGTCAGGAATCATAGTTGTTCTTATTTCACCATTCTTCTCATATTTGGTAAAGTTATTTCCACCGGTTGTTACCGGAAGTGTTGTAACGATTATTGGTATAACATTAATGCCAGTTGCTATGAACTATTTAGCAGGTGGCGAAGGTTCGAAAGACTACGGGGATAGTAAAAATATATTCTTAGGTGTCTTTACTTTAATTATCATTTTACTGATACAAAGATTTTCAAAAGGTTTTATAAAATCTATCGCAATTTTGTTAGGTCTATTAATTGGAACAGCAGTAGCTTCCTTTTATGGATTGGTTGATACTTCTGATCTACATCGTTCTAATTGGGTAGAGTTACCTCGTCCGTTTAGATTTAGTGGATTGGAGTTTGAATTCGGTACAACAATTATTTTCGTTATTATCGCGATCGTTAGTTTAATTGAATCAACTGGTGTGTATCATGCACTTAGTGAAATTACTAATAAACCATTAACTAGAAAAGATTTAGCTAAAGGTTATCGTGCTGAAGGTATCGCAATCGCAATTGGTGCTATATTTAATGCCTTTCCATATACAGCATATTCTCAAAACGTTGGTTTAGTTTCGTTATCAGGCGCTAAGAAGAACCAAATTATGTATATGATGGTAGCCTTACTTATCATATGTGGTTCGATTCCTAAATTAGGTGCATTAGCGAGTATGATTCCTTTCCCAGTGTTAGGCGGCGCAATGATTGCAATGTTCGGAATGGTTATGGCATATGGCGTGAAAATGTTAGGCGGTATCGACTTTAATAAACAGAATAATTTACTTGTAATCGCAGTTTCAGTTGGTATAGGTGCAGGTATCACTGCTGTACCTCAAGCGCTTAAAACATTTGGTGAAAATTATGCATGGTTAACGCAAAATGGAATTGTATTAGGTACATTTTCAGCTATTATTTTGAATCTATGTTTTAATGGTTTAAATAGACAAGAAAATAGTGAAAATCCAGAATTAAAAAATTAA